One stretch of Macrobrachium nipponense isolate FS-2020 chromosome 16, ASM1510439v2, whole genome shotgun sequence DNA includes these proteins:
- the LOC135195326 gene encoding dnaJ homolog subfamily B member 4-like, with product MDDIFHQFFGTHGNFNHFFNNSDDDDDDDDDIHMMWRGISSTRHRMGGFNCNHKHYHRGGRHHHHHHHQDPPIYRDLYVTLEEIAQGVIKKMKITRSVFSDDGKYTTRREEKILSINIMPGTKDGFEIKFERMGDESPGKVPADIIFVIREKPHPAFKRDDTNLIYSVKIPIRDAWCGTSVSVPTLEGQMVTLDVKNIIITPQTKKILSGYGLPFLNNPSRKGNIIVHFGGDIQIPDFH from the coding sequence ATGGACGACATTTTCCATCAGTTCTTCGGCACCCACGGTAATTTTAATCACTTCTTTAATAActctgacgacgacgacgatgatgatgatgatattcatATGATGTGGAGAGGCATCAGTAGTACTAGGCATCGAATGGGAGGTTTCAACTGTAATCACAAACACTATCACAGGGGGGGAAggcatcatcaccatcatcatcatcaggatcCTCCAATCTACCGGGACCTGTACGTGACTCTCGAAGAAATAGCTCAAGGAGtaatcaaaaagatgaaaatcaCGCGGAGTGTGTTTAGCGATGATGGAAAATATACCaccaggagagaagagaaaatattgaGCATTAACATTATGCCCGGTACAAAGGATGGTTTTGAGATCAAATTCGAAAGAATGGGAGACGAGTCGCCTGGCAAGGTCCCGGCTGATATCATTTTCGTTATTAGGGAAAAGCCTCACCCGGCATTTAAGAGAGACGATACTAATTTGATCTATTCGGTCAAAATCCCCATCAGAGACGCCTGGTGTGGTACCAGCGTGTCTGTCCCTACTCTGGAAGGCCAAATGGTCACACTCGAtgtcaaaaatataattatcacacCTCAGACGAAGAAGATACTCTCAGGATATGGTCTACCTTTTCTTAACAACCCTTCCAGAAAGGGTAATATCATTGTTCATTTTGGGGGggacatccaaattccagattTCCATTGA